A stretch of DNA from Calditrichota bacterium:
AAAACTCTGGTCTAATTCCATCTTTCCATTCCGCCCAGGAAAGGTTTGTTCCATCTGGTAATGGAAAATTTATTTTGTCGACCTTATTTGAGCGGGATAAAAAATCAGTTTGAAATAATAGAATTATATCCATGCACTGCCATAACCTATTCCCCTTAATTGAGACGGGCACAACCAATGCGAGGCTGCTGTCACCATTTTCAATCCGGACATTGTTCTTAAAATCCAGAACATTATCATTTATCGCTGGTAGATTTCTAAGATATGCTGCAAAAGAATTTGAGTCAGTTTTAACACGCAGGTAGCCAACTGGTGGGGCAAGCTTTTCTTCTATTGTAATAAATTTTTCAAGACTGTAAAGTTGGGGAGATAGGAATATTTCTTCCTGGGCAAAAAGAAAATTTGAGGTTAATAAAAATAGTAAAACAATGGGATTCTTCACTTCACTAAGTTCCGTTCAGAATGACAATAGAAAAAGGTGTGTATGTTTTTTGATAATTAAAACTCAAAGGCCTGGTGGATATTTGGAAGAATTACGTTGAGAGCATCTTGAGCAAGTGCGTTATCTATCGGCAGGCAAATCACGATTGTTTTACCAATTTTCCCGGCAGCCAACCTATCGATATAAAAACCGTTATTGTTAACCTGGGCAATTGAATGCAGGGTTTGTTCAAGGCCTTCCATGCGGAAGTCAAAAAATGGTTCAAGCGAAGTAAGGGTAATATCACGCGGGCCAATACCGTTTCCGCCAGTCGTAATAATCAGCTCAATATTTTGCTCCAACCACTCCTGCACTTTTTCGATTAGCTTATCTGCATCATTGGAAATGATAGAATAATTATTAGCATGATAACCGGCTTTTGCAAATCCTGATTGCAACATTTGGCCAACTTCATCATCTGCCAGTCCGGCCGTGATACGATCTGAAATAACAAGAACCCCAACTTTTAGCGGCGTCTTGACGGTCAGCATTTTCTTTTTTGAAACCTTGGGTACAATCTTAATATCCTGGATATTGACCTGCTGATCATGATCCTTACAGATATCGAGAATTGTAAGTGCTGCAACAGAAACAGCTGTTAAAGCTTCCATTTCCAATCCGGAACGTGTTACAGCTTTTACTGTAGATTCAATTTTTATGTGATCTTCTGAGGATGAAAAATCGAGTTCAACCCAGTTTAATGAGTTTGCATGATGAAACGGAATAAATTCTGATGTGCGCTTTGCAGCCTGGATCCCAGCTACTTTAGCGGCTGTGATAACATCAGCTTTTGGGTTATTATCTGCAAGCAGAATTTCCCGGGCGCCATTGCTAAAATAAATCTTTCCCTCCGCCTTTGCACTTTGCTGTGCTTCAGGTTTAGAAGAAGAATCATCCATATTAAAATGGCCATTGTTTCCGTTTAGTAAATTGTTTTCACTCATATTACTCATCTATTTTAAAGGAGTCAGCATCTTTCCATACTGGGAATTTATTTCTATAATCGTCTAGTTTCTTCCAGGGTAAAGTTTCTGTATGAATAAACTCAATATGTG
This window harbors:
- a CDS encoding bifunctional molybdenum cofactor biosynthesis protein MoaC/MoaB, producing MSENNLLNGNNGHFNMDDSSSKPEAQQSAKAEGKIYFSNGAREILLADNNPKADVITAAKVAGIQAAKRTSEFIPFHHANSLNWVELDFSSSEDHIKIESTVKAVTRSGLEMEALTAVSVAALTILDICKDHDQQVNIQDIKIVPKVSKKKMLTVKTPLKVGVLVISDRITAGLADDEVGQMLQSGFAKAGYHANNYSIISNDADKLIEKVQEWLEQNIELIITTGGNGIGPRDITLTSLEPFFDFRMEGLEQTLHSIAQVNNNGFYIDRLAAGKIGKTIVICLPIDNALAQDALNVILPNIHQAFEF